The genomic window CTCTTTAAATAAATTAAATATTTTAAATGCAAGTTTTATTATAAATATTCATATAATTAATTACTTGAAAATTATTACGTTTTTTTTAAATATTTATTTTGTTTTACTAATTTATATGATTATTTTTATTTTATTAATTTCAATATATTATTACATATTCAATAAAATTTATATGAGGGAGGACAGAGATTATTTATTGATTGAATTGCTTCTTTTTATATTAATTGGGGTAAAGTTCTAATATCAATCCTTCTTACTGGATAAACCAGTAAGGGGGTCTTTTTTTAAAGTTTAAATAAAAACATTTTTGTCTATTGACAATAGTTGATTGCTTAAGTATAATATTTTTACTTGGAGGAGAAATATGGAAGAGTATGCTCATTTAAGATTAATTGAATAGAAAGAAGGGAAAAATGTTTGATTTATCAATAGTTACAATTTTTTTAGGGGGAATATTTATGTTCTTTTCACCCTGTATATTTCCATTATTACCAGTATATTTTGGTGTTCTTGAAAAAGATAATAAGAAATTTAGAAATACACTTTTATTCTTATTGGGTATTTCTCTTGCCTTTATACTATTAGGCTTTGGTTTTGGACTTTTAGGAGATATACTATATAACCCTGTAATTAGAATAATTGCAGCTATAATTATCATAATATTAGGATTACAACAATTAGAGATATTTAGTTTTTCTTTTTTAGAAAAAACAAAAACTTTACAAAATAATAGAAAATATTATAATTCAGGATTAGAATCATTTATGTTAGGTTTAACTTTTTCTTTAGGTTGGACTCCGTGTATAGGACCTATACTTGCAGGTGTACTTTTACTT from Streptobacillus felis includes these protein-coding regions:
- a CDS encoding cytochrome c biogenesis CcdA family protein, which gives rise to MFDLSIVTIFLGGIFMFFSPCIFPLLPVYFGVLEKDNKKFRNTLLFLLGISLAFILLGFGFGLLGDILYNPVIRIIAAIIIIILGLQQLEIFSFSFLEKTKTLQNNRKYYNSGLESFMLGLTFSLGWTPCIGPILAGVLLLAGDSGTALQGAFLLLVFVLGFATPFLIFTVFYDKLTEKIKIIKSNLGLLKKASAILIIIMGLLLLFDKLESLVAIFNRLSI